One Cervus canadensis isolate Bull #8, Minnesota chromosome 1, ASM1932006v1, whole genome shotgun sequence genomic window carries:
- the SLC16A6 gene encoding monocarboxylate transporter 7 isoform X3, translating to MPAFLSAPLRPCRLRMSHKKLQLCCRANVYTQVPDGGWGWVVAVSFFFVEVFTYGIIKSFGVFFSDLMDSFSESNSRISWVVSICVFVLTFTGLGFCFSFLPTVTILSQYFDKRRSVVTAVASTGECFAMFAFAPAITALKETVGWRYSMLFVGLLQLNLVVCGALLRPIVIVGTPGTPKTPAPEHRKEAQYMLENEKTRTSIDSIDSGVELTTSPKNAPGHPAGAVEPAAEVQARGRPGAPLLDFSVLTERSFICYTLFGLFVTLGFFAPSLYIIPLGLSLGLDRDRAALLLCAMAVAEVFGRIGAGLVLNREPIRKVYIELVCVVLLALSLLTFTFATGFWGLLACSVFSGAMIGTVAGTHIPLLAEDDVVGIQKMSSAAGVYVFFQSISGLAGPPLAGLLVDQSRIYSRAFYSCAAGMAVAAVCLALVRPCKRGLCRRPRAREGTAEGPRGKVLQDIPEDFLEMDLGKTEHRAPAGTEPV from the exons ATGCCCGCGTTTCTATCTGCCCCACTCCGGCCCTGCAG gttaaGAATGTCCCATAAGAAATTGCAGCTTTGTTGTAGAGCCAATGTTTATACTCAAGTGCCTGATGGTGGATGGGGCTGGGTGGTGGCCGTTTCTTTTTTCTTCGTGGAAGTCTTCACCTACGGCATCATCAAGTCGTTCGGCGTCTTCTTCAGTGACTTAATGGACAGTTTCAGTGAGTCCAACAGCAGGATCTCGTGGGTCGTCTCCATCTGCGTGTTCGTCCTGACGTTCACAG GCCTGGGGTTCTGCTTCAGCTTTCTGCCGACTGTCACCATCCTGTCTCAGTACTTTGACAAGAGGCGCTCCGTGGTCACGGCGGTTGCTTCCACAGGAGAATGTTTCGCTATGTTTGCTTTTGCGCCAG CCATCACGGCCCTGAAGGAGACCGTCGGCTGGAGGTACAGCATGCTCTTCGTGGGGCTCCTGCAACTCAACCTCGTGGTCTGCGGCGCGCTGCTCAGACCAATCGTCATCGTCGGCACACCGGGGACCCCCAAGACCCCCGCCCCCGAGCACCGGAAGGAAGCGCAGTACATGTTGGAGAACGAGAAGACCCGCACCTCCATCGACTCCATCGACTCAGGAGTAGAGCTCACTACCTCACCGAAGAACGCGCCTGGCCACCCGGCCGGGGCGGTGGAGCCCGCGGCCGAGGTGCAGGCCCGCGGCCGGCCCGGCGCCCCGCTGCTGGACTTCTCCGTGCTGACTGAGAGGAGCTTCATCTGCTACACGCTCTTCGGGCTCTTCGTGACGCTGGGCTTCTTCGCCCCGTCCCTGTACATCATCCCGCTGGGGCTCAGCCTCGGCCTGGACCGCGACCGCGCGGCCCTGCTGCTCTGCGCCATGGCCGTGGCGGAGGTGTTCGGCCGCATTGGGGCGGGGCTGGTCCTCAACCGGGAGCCCATCCGCAAGGTCTACATCGAGCTCGTCTGCGTCGTCCTGCTGGCCCTGTCCCTGCTCACCTTCACGTTCGCCACGGGCTTCTGGGGCCTCCTGGCCTGCAGCGTCTTCTCGGGGGCCATGATCGGGACCGTGGCGGGCACCCACATCCCGCTGCTCGCCGAGGACGACGTCGTGGGCATCCAGAAGATGTCGTCGGCCGCCGGAGTCTACGTCTTCTTCCAGAGCATCTCGGGGCTGGCCGGACCCCCTCTTGCAG GTCTGCTGGTGGACCAGAGCAGGATCTACAGCAGAGCCTTCTACTCCTGCGCGGCCGGGATGGCGGTGGCCGCCGTGTGCCTCGCCCTCGTGAGACCCTGCAAGCGGGGGCTATGCCGCCGGCCCCGAGCCCGGGAGGGCACGGCCGAGGGTCCCCGCGGGAAAGTGTTGCAGGACATCCCCGAAGACTTTCTGGAGATGGACCTGGGAAAGACGGAGCACAGAGCCCCTGCGGGGACGGAGCCCGTCTGA
- the SLC16A6 gene encoding monocarboxylate transporter 7 isoform X1 has translation MPAFLSAPLRPCRLRMSHKKLQLCCRANVYTQVPDGGWGWVVAVSFFFVEVFTYGIIKSFGVFFSDLMDSFSESNSRISWVVSICVFVLTFTAPVSTVLSSRFGHRLVVMLGGLLVSAGMVTAAFSQKVYHMYIAIGVVSGLGFCFSFLPTVTILSQYFDKRRSVVTAVASTGECFAMFAFAPAITALKETVGWRYSMLFVGLLQLNLVVCGALLRPIVIVGTPGTPKTPAPEHRKEAQYMLENEKTRTSIDSIDSGVELTTSPKNAPGHPAGAVEPAAEVQARGRPGAPLLDFSVLTERSFICYTLFGLFVTLGFFAPSLYIIPLGLSLGLDRDRAALLLCAMAVAEVFGRIGAGLVLNREPIRKVYIELVCVVLLALSLLTFTFATGFWGLLACSVFSGAMIGTVAGTHIPLLAEDDVVGIQKMSSAAGVYVFFQSISGLAGPPLAGLLVDQSRIYSRAFYSCAAGMAVAAVCLALVRPCKRGLCRRPRAREGTAEGPRGKVLQDIPEDFLEMDLGKTEHRAPAGTEPV, from the exons ATGCCCGCGTTTCTATCTGCCCCACTCCGGCCCTGCAG gttaaGAATGTCCCATAAGAAATTGCAGCTTTGTTGTAGAGCCAATGTTTATACTCAAGTGCCTGATGGTGGATGGGGCTGGGTGGTGGCCGTTTCTTTTTTCTTCGTGGAAGTCTTCACCTACGGCATCATCAAGTCGTTCGGCGTCTTCTTCAGTGACTTAATGGACAGTTTCAGTGAGTCCAACAGCAGGATCTCGTGGGTCGTCTCCATCTGCGTGTTCGTCCTGACGTTCACAG CCCCCGTCTCCACCGTCCTGAGCAGCCGGTTTGGACACCGCCTGGTGGTGATGCTGGGCGGCCTGCTGGTCAGCGCGGGCATGGTGACGGCCGCCTTCTCGCAGAAGGTCTACCACATGTACATCGCCATCGGCGTCGTCTCTG GCCTGGGGTTCTGCTTCAGCTTTCTGCCGACTGTCACCATCCTGTCTCAGTACTTTGACAAGAGGCGCTCCGTGGTCACGGCGGTTGCTTCCACAGGAGAATGTTTCGCTATGTTTGCTTTTGCGCCAG CCATCACGGCCCTGAAGGAGACCGTCGGCTGGAGGTACAGCATGCTCTTCGTGGGGCTCCTGCAACTCAACCTCGTGGTCTGCGGCGCGCTGCTCAGACCAATCGTCATCGTCGGCACACCGGGGACCCCCAAGACCCCCGCCCCCGAGCACCGGAAGGAAGCGCAGTACATGTTGGAGAACGAGAAGACCCGCACCTCCATCGACTCCATCGACTCAGGAGTAGAGCTCACTACCTCACCGAAGAACGCGCCTGGCCACCCGGCCGGGGCGGTGGAGCCCGCGGCCGAGGTGCAGGCCCGCGGCCGGCCCGGCGCCCCGCTGCTGGACTTCTCCGTGCTGACTGAGAGGAGCTTCATCTGCTACACGCTCTTCGGGCTCTTCGTGACGCTGGGCTTCTTCGCCCCGTCCCTGTACATCATCCCGCTGGGGCTCAGCCTCGGCCTGGACCGCGACCGCGCGGCCCTGCTGCTCTGCGCCATGGCCGTGGCGGAGGTGTTCGGCCGCATTGGGGCGGGGCTGGTCCTCAACCGGGAGCCCATCCGCAAGGTCTACATCGAGCTCGTCTGCGTCGTCCTGCTGGCCCTGTCCCTGCTCACCTTCACGTTCGCCACGGGCTTCTGGGGCCTCCTGGCCTGCAGCGTCTTCTCGGGGGCCATGATCGGGACCGTGGCGGGCACCCACATCCCGCTGCTCGCCGAGGACGACGTCGTGGGCATCCAGAAGATGTCGTCGGCCGCCGGAGTCTACGTCTTCTTCCAGAGCATCTCGGGGCTGGCCGGACCCCCTCTTGCAG GTCTGCTGGTGGACCAGAGCAGGATCTACAGCAGAGCCTTCTACTCCTGCGCGGCCGGGATGGCGGTGGCCGCCGTGTGCCTCGCCCTCGTGAGACCCTGCAAGCGGGGGCTATGCCGCCGGCCCCGAGCCCGGGAGGGCACGGCCGAGGGTCCCCGCGGGAAAGTGTTGCAGGACATCCCCGAAGACTTTCTGGAGATGGACCTGGGAAAGACGGAGCACAGAGCCCCTGCGGGGACGGAGCCCGTCTGA
- the SLC16A6 gene encoding monocarboxylate transporter 7 isoform X2, translating to MSHKKLQLCCRANVYTQVPDGGWGWVVAVSFFFVEVFTYGIIKSFGVFFSDLMDSFSESNSRISWVVSICVFVLTFTAPVSTVLSSRFGHRLVVMLGGLLVSAGMVTAAFSQKVYHMYIAIGVVSGLGFCFSFLPTVTILSQYFDKRRSVVTAVASTGECFAMFAFAPAITALKETVGWRYSMLFVGLLQLNLVVCGALLRPIVIVGTPGTPKTPAPEHRKEAQYMLENEKTRTSIDSIDSGVELTTSPKNAPGHPAGAVEPAAEVQARGRPGAPLLDFSVLTERSFICYTLFGLFVTLGFFAPSLYIIPLGLSLGLDRDRAALLLCAMAVAEVFGRIGAGLVLNREPIRKVYIELVCVVLLALSLLTFTFATGFWGLLACSVFSGAMIGTVAGTHIPLLAEDDVVGIQKMSSAAGVYVFFQSISGLAGPPLAGLLVDQSRIYSRAFYSCAAGMAVAAVCLALVRPCKRGLCRRPRAREGTAEGPRGKVLQDIPEDFLEMDLGKTEHRAPAGTEPV from the exons ATGTCCCATAAGAAATTGCAGCTTTGTTGTAGAGCCAATGTTTATACTCAAGTGCCTGATGGTGGATGGGGCTGGGTGGTGGCCGTTTCTTTTTTCTTCGTGGAAGTCTTCACCTACGGCATCATCAAGTCGTTCGGCGTCTTCTTCAGTGACTTAATGGACAGTTTCAGTGAGTCCAACAGCAGGATCTCGTGGGTCGTCTCCATCTGCGTGTTCGTCCTGACGTTCACAG CCCCCGTCTCCACCGTCCTGAGCAGCCGGTTTGGACACCGCCTGGTGGTGATGCTGGGCGGCCTGCTGGTCAGCGCGGGCATGGTGACGGCCGCCTTCTCGCAGAAGGTCTACCACATGTACATCGCCATCGGCGTCGTCTCTG GCCTGGGGTTCTGCTTCAGCTTTCTGCCGACTGTCACCATCCTGTCTCAGTACTTTGACAAGAGGCGCTCCGTGGTCACGGCGGTTGCTTCCACAGGAGAATGTTTCGCTATGTTTGCTTTTGCGCCAG CCATCACGGCCCTGAAGGAGACCGTCGGCTGGAGGTACAGCATGCTCTTCGTGGGGCTCCTGCAACTCAACCTCGTGGTCTGCGGCGCGCTGCTCAGACCAATCGTCATCGTCGGCACACCGGGGACCCCCAAGACCCCCGCCCCCGAGCACCGGAAGGAAGCGCAGTACATGTTGGAGAACGAGAAGACCCGCACCTCCATCGACTCCATCGACTCAGGAGTAGAGCTCACTACCTCACCGAAGAACGCGCCTGGCCACCCGGCCGGGGCGGTGGAGCCCGCGGCCGAGGTGCAGGCCCGCGGCCGGCCCGGCGCCCCGCTGCTGGACTTCTCCGTGCTGACTGAGAGGAGCTTCATCTGCTACACGCTCTTCGGGCTCTTCGTGACGCTGGGCTTCTTCGCCCCGTCCCTGTACATCATCCCGCTGGGGCTCAGCCTCGGCCTGGACCGCGACCGCGCGGCCCTGCTGCTCTGCGCCATGGCCGTGGCGGAGGTGTTCGGCCGCATTGGGGCGGGGCTGGTCCTCAACCGGGAGCCCATCCGCAAGGTCTACATCGAGCTCGTCTGCGTCGTCCTGCTGGCCCTGTCCCTGCTCACCTTCACGTTCGCCACGGGCTTCTGGGGCCTCCTGGCCTGCAGCGTCTTCTCGGGGGCCATGATCGGGACCGTGGCGGGCACCCACATCCCGCTGCTCGCCGAGGACGACGTCGTGGGCATCCAGAAGATGTCGTCGGCCGCCGGAGTCTACGTCTTCTTCCAGAGCATCTCGGGGCTGGCCGGACCCCCTCTTGCAG GTCTGCTGGTGGACCAGAGCAGGATCTACAGCAGAGCCTTCTACTCCTGCGCGGCCGGGATGGCGGTGGCCGCCGTGTGCCTCGCCCTCGTGAGACCCTGCAAGCGGGGGCTATGCCGCCGGCCCCGAGCCCGGGAGGGCACGGCCGAGGGTCCCCGCGGGAAAGTGTTGCAGGACATCCCCGAAGACTTTCTGGAGATGGACCTGGGAAAGACGGAGCACAGAGCCCCTGCGGGGACGGAGCCCGTCTGA